The Acidobacteriota bacterium genomic sequence TTCAATCAAACCACAATGCCGTCGGCTGTGTCAGTGAACCAATTGCCTGATGGCATTCTCGTGCAATTGAAAAATGCCATCAGGCAAAATCAACTCGAAATGAGCGCGGCGATTCACAATTGCCGCGTTCATCACTCAAATACGCTTCTATTTCACGACGACCTCTAAATTCACCGTTTGTAATTTCACTGAACTGGTGCCGACCATAATGTCAAACATTCCCGGCTCAACCACACGCTTCATATTGATGTCATAAAAGCGTAATTTTTCGGGCGTAATCGTAAACGTCACGGTTTTACTTTGACCGGGCGCGAGATTGATGCGGGCAAAATCCTTTAATTCTTTTACCGGGCGAGTCACCGAACTTACTTTGTCGTGAATGTAGAGTTGTACGACTTCATCACCTGCAACTTTGCCGGTGTTAGTGACCGTTACACTCACTGTTGCCTTTCCGGCAACTCCGATTTTTTCCGGCGAGACTTTCACATCACTATACGCAAATGTGGTGTAGCTCAACCCGAAGCCGAAAGGATAGAGCGGCTCTTTACTGGTAAACAGATAGCCGCGTTTGGCTGTCGGTTTCTGGTTGTAGTAAATCGGCAATTGTCCGACCGAACGCGGAAAACTCACAGGCAGTTTGCCGCCGGGATTGACGTCGCCGAATAACACATCTGCCGCAGCCATGCCGGTCTCCTGTCCGAGATAAAAGCCTTCCAAAATCGCCGGAACCTTTTCGGCGATGTAATTAATCGACAGCGCGCCGCTGTTGATTAAAAAAACAACTGTCGGTTTGCCAGTCGCTAAAATCGCTTTCACCAAATCGTTTTGTCTGCCGACTAAATCGAGGTTGTCGCGGTCGCCCAAATGATTTTCCGCCCACGCTTCTTTGTTGGTATCTTCATTGCCGCCCAGAACGAGCACCGCAACATCCGAATTTTTAGCGACCTGCACCGCTTCGTTGATTAATCGTTCATCATCTGCCGGGTCATTGAGCGTCGCCGTATCGCCAAACCAGTTGCCACCTTCTTTAGTAATCTTGCAGCCTTCGGCGTAGTTGACTTTGATTTGACTACCGACCTTATCGCGCACGCCCTGCAAAATACTGATGCCGCGTTGCGGGTCATCGCTGTAGCCGCCAAGATGCGCTTTTGCGGCATTGGGTCCAATAATGGCGATGGATTTCACTTTGGTTTTATCGAGCGGCAAGAGATTGTCCTGATTTTTTAACAGGGTAATCGAACGCCGCGCGGCTTCCGCTGCAAGCTCGCGATGAGATTGTGAGTTGACGATTTGCGCGGCGCGTTCCGGGTCAACATAAGGGTTTTCAAAAAGTCCGAGTTGAAATTTGGCGCGTAAAACCCGCGCAACCGATTGGTCAAGCTGCGATTCGGAAATTTTTCCTTCAGCGATGAGCTGCGGCAAGGTTTGATAAATATCCGGGTCAGGCAGTTCAACATCAACGCCCGCTTCAAACGCAACCTTCGCGCTCTCGGCTTTATTTGCGGTCAACAAATGTCGTCCCTGTAATTCGCCGATGGCAAAATAATCGGAAACCACAAAGCCATCAAAACCCCATTCTTCGCGCAACAAATTTTGCAACAGTTTGTAATTGGCGTGCGATGGCACACCGTCCACTTCGTTATAAGATGGCATCACGCTCTTGATGCCCGCTTCTTTCACTGCCGCTTCAAAGGTCGGATAAAAGACTTCGCGCAACACTCTTTCCGAAACATTTACGGGCGCAACGTTGGTGCCGCCTTCAGGTTGTCCGTGGGCAACAAAATGTTTTGCCGTGGCGATGACGTTTTGCGCTTGAATGGCTTTTACACAGGCGACCGCCATTCGTGATGCCAGATAAGGGTCTTCGCCATAGGTCTCTTCGGTGCGCCCCCAACGCGGCTCACGCGCCAAATCGAGATTTGGACCTAAAACTTGATGCG encodes the following:
- a CDS encoding glycoside hydrolase family 3 N-terminal domain-containing protein, which gives rise to MRLSKLLSISIHKNHCRFLVFSLTILSLFVGLLPTRAAHLQSNPPAYRNAGLPIEQRVADLLSRMTIDEKVAQLECLWFKKPQALPSNPATMPDRGDFSPEQAAVVMKNGIGQIARQRERKDARQAAIYANAAQKWLIDHTRLGIPAIFHDEILHGNMGLGSTHFPTPLSLASSWDTELISRIFTAAALETRVRGSHQVLGPNLDLAREPRWGRTEETYGEDPYLASRMAVACVKAIQAQNVIATAKHFVAHGQPEGGTNVAPVNVSERVLREVFYPTFEAAVKEAGIKSVMPSYNEVDGVPSHANYKLLQNLLREEWGFDGFVVSDYFAIGELQGRHLLTANKAESAKVAFEAGVDVELPDPDIYQTLPQLIAEGKISESQLDQSVARVLRAKFQLGLFENPYVDPERAAQIVNSQSHRELAAEAARRSITLLKNQDNLLPLDKTKVKSIAIIGPNAAKAHLGGYSDDPQRGISILQGVRDKVGSQIKVNYAEGCKITKEGGNWFGDTATLNDPADDERLINEAVQVAKNSDVAVLVLGGNEDTNKEAWAENHLGDRDNLDLVGRQNDLVKAILATGKPTVVFLINSGALSINYIAEKVPAILEGFYLGQETGMAAADVLFGDVNPGGKLPVSFPRSVGQLPIYYNQKPTAKRGYLFTSKEPLYPFGFGLSYTTFAYSDVKVSPEKIGVAGKATVSVTVTNTGKVAGDEVVQLYIHDKVSSVTRPVKELKDFARINLAPGQSKTVTFTITPEKLRFYDINMKRVVEPGMFDIMVGTSSVKLQTVNLEVVVK